In the genome of Oncorhynchus mykiss isolate Arlee chromosome 30, USDA_OmykA_1.1, whole genome shotgun sequence, the window CTATTCTATGATACAATATCAGAACCTGTTGCATTTACTAAATCCTATCATTAACTGATTTCAGCCAGTCTGAATGGATTGACTGAATTGTTTGACTCGAATGTTGACATATTGGCAGTTAATAAGAGAAATATATTTATAGAATAATTCCTCTGAAACTGGCTGGCTATCTACCAAACATACACTGCAGATACTTTCTTccaattcattattttacactcttatcacagcactggcaaaccatggttgaccaactccctgaccaaaatggctgacctttaTTCCATCATAAATATTTTATCCCATCATTAAAAATGTAATGAACATTCTAGTATTGTAATTTCTAATTCAATGCAGTGACCATGTTTTTCTATTTTTGAATGTTGAACATTGATTTACAGATACATTTTATTTGTTCTGTAGAGAAGGCCCATGGAGTTGATGGAAGAATCTTTTAATTCATGGCCACTTgctcagctgggccaggggcgctttaattaggtcaggtggaaatggcCGACAGATCTCAACTTCATAAAAGGAGGAAATCGCCATCGCCCGATCTCGTTGCTTTCTCTTCCTTAGCTCCGTCTAATCCAGACGATCTCTGCGTCCATGAATCCACTACAGACTACCCAGTAAATATACAATTTTATGGTTAAATttaattcctgcctcagtctcatccttTCCTGTCACCTGACCtgtgaccacctgttcaccttcactgtcagtcatcctacctgtccagctacccactcagattccactaatctttcatGTTCATTTGACTGAAAATGTTGGCActgttatttaagcaataaggtctGAGTGGGTGTGatatttggccaatataccacggctaagggctgttcttatacacaacgcaacgtggagtgcctggacacagctattagccatggtatattggccaataacacaaacccccgaggtgcctattgctattataaactggttagcaACATAATAATTAGagcataaaaatacatttttgtcatacccatggtatacggtctgatatactatGACTTTCAGCCAattagcattcagggctcgaaccacccagtttataattgggATTATAACATTTGAACTGGTTGTCTGGTAGACTATCATTTTAAAGACATTGTCTAAAATGAACTTGATGTATGTATCCGATTTTGTGAAAATTTATAGCACAATTGCCAGTCACATACTTTATTGGTTCACAATTTATGCGCTACCATTACAAGAAAAGATTGAAATATGGAATTTTATGAATGCACTATAAACAGCTATAGATATGTTTCAAGCCCAATATGTGTTGCTCAAAGTCTTTTTACAAATGCTACCTATACAAATTACCTTCCAGAAAATAGCACTTATTTTCCTTATTACTAAATGATGCTTTACTGAACTGGGGTAACTTTTTAAATGACCCTGAGAATAATATTTAGACAACGATAATTTATCCTAATTTAGTAGGCTACCATAGCATGCCATCTGCTGGAAAATTAATTAACAGCAACCAAAAACAATACTGAAGTGATAGCTCTGTAAGATAGGACAGAGTTGCACTACACTTACAGGATTAAATTACTTGCTGAGATAGTTTGATTTGTTGGAAGATTCAGGATAGGAAATATGAATCATAAAAAGTCAAGGTTTTAAGCTTTATTTGCTGTCATGGGTCCTGAGGTCATGTGCCCTGGCAGGAGTTGGAAGATGTTTGCCATCATGGGCTCTAGGTGGATTCGGGGTCTCTGTGAGGGGTTTGTTGTCATTTGCACTGTGTGGAATTGGGATCCTGATGTGTTTGTTGTCGTGGTTTCTGGCTGGAGTTGGGGTCCTGATATATTTTAAAGTGGGAGAAATCTTCTGTTTGTCCATCTGTAGTCCTGGACGTGGAGAGGGTTGTTTTATTGCAGGCATATTGGTATAGATAGGATTATCTAGAAACACACAAGAAAAACGAAACAATTTACTCCACAGTAATTGTCACAGAAACAATTACATCAGCCTGAACTCCCAAGAAGGTTGTACACTGGGCAGAAAGGACAAGGCACAGATGAGAAGCTGCAAAGAAAGAGGCTGTAACCACATGGAATCTGATGTACACCGCCACATGTCATTTTCTGAGCTGTTAACCACATATCACCTGCTCTCTCATTCAGCACACTCTTAGGACCGTGAGACAGGCAGTCCTGTCTTTCAGCATACGAGCTGCTCTATAAATGAGTGCACAGGGCTTGCTGTTTTTTTTCATtgctttctcactcactctcagcGCTATGCTTTTATCTTTATTACAGAGCTTTCTTTAATTTTCTTTTGTCTGTTTCATATGCTTTGATCGTCCTCTACCTCTACAAACTGCTCTTCTCTGCCATAGAATGTCACAAGATCTGGTTTAAGATTAATACAGCTAAAAGTGTGTATACTACTggctaaatacatttttatagcacAAACATCTTTGTACCTCTTTGTATTATGCTTCTCCTTCGTTGTAGTAAGATCCAGATGACCACTAGCAATGAAACCAGTATGGCACTTGCTACTCCCACTGCTACCCACAGCTTCCAGCCTAGAAGCAAACCCTCATTGGAGTGGGGAGACCAAGTTACTGGTTGGAGGGAGATCAAGGGGAAAATGTAATTGATTTATTCAAAGagacacttttatttattttgtatacaGTTATAAAAAGTATGGAAATCAACATTGTCATTTTGAAAAATATTGAGACAACCACACATGCATGCAGGCACACACGTACAGCACTCTCGGACAAAAATATGCactaccagtcaagtttggatatttttactattttctaaattgtaaaatagtagtaaagacatcaaaactatgaaataacacacatggaatcatgtagtaaccaaacaagtgttcaaagtagccaccctttgcctcgatgacagctttgcacactcttggcattctctcaaccagcttcatgacatAGTCACGTGGAACGCTttacaattaacaggtgtgccttgttaaaagttaatggaatttctttccttaatgcgtttgagccaatcagttgtgttgtgacaaggtaggggtggtatacagattaTAGCcttatttggtgaaagaccaagtccatattatgacaagaagagctcaaataagcaaagagaaacgactgtccatcattactttaagacatgaaggtcagtcaatacggaacatttcaaaaacgttgaaagtttcttcaagtgcaattgcaaaaaccaccaaacgctatgatgaaactggctctcatgaggaccaccacaggaaaggaagacccagagttacctctgctacaaaGTATACATtcgttagagttaactgcacctcagaaattgcaagggctattgtgtaagggctatttgaccaagaaggagagtgatgaagtgctgcatcagatgacctggcctccacaatcacccaaactcatcccaattgagatggtttgggatgagttggacggcagagtgaaggaaaagcagcaaacaagtgctcagcatatataggaactccttcaagactgttgggaaagcattccaggtgaaactggttgagggaatgccaagagtgtgcaaagctgtcatcaaggcaaagggggtgGATGTGGGGGGTGGATatgttgaagaatctaaaatctaaaacatattttgatttgtttaacacttttttttggttactacatgatccatatgtgttatttcattagttttgatgtcttcactattattctacacttaactctaattgctcctgtaatttgctctgaataagagcatctgctaaatgtctAAAATGTAGAGAATGTCTATGGTTGAAGTTTGAGGATTTACCTGTCATCAATGGTGGGGTACTCTCTGTCGTCTTGCCAGCTGCATTATAAAGAACACAATgagttaaaaatatatactgtatattagcaGTGCTGCCAATGATGCTACTGGTGTATGATAAATATTACCATTATAACCACGATACATTTATGCACATGctgaagggaggaggatgtatCAGATGAAAATGTTATTTTGTACTTACTAATAATAACTTGAGTTTCATTGCTGTTACTTTTTCTAAGGTAAGGGATATCTGCCAAAACCTGGCAGAAGTACCACCCACTGTCATTGTACCGGACATTTCTCACAGTCAGTCTGGACCAAGCTCTCCCAGACTCCTGAAGGACATGACCTTCATCGTTCTGCTCCACAGTCTTGTTGACCGATATCTTATGGGAGGAAAGTTGACTGGAACTAGAATCACCGCATGATTGGTTTATGTTGAAATACCACCTCACCCAGGCACTAGTCTGGGGCTCAAAACTGCAGATGAGGATCAGAGAGGAACCAAGAGGAGCTTCCACTGTCCTTTGGGGTGGTTCCGTGATCACAACGCTCAGAGCAGACGTCACTGTTGCCATGAGAGCTAAGGGGTAGGGTAATATAAAACACAAgcgatttgtttgttttttttagaaACAATGAGAAGTTCAATGAATTCAGACTAGGGGAAAAGCAGAGTAAGACAATGGAGAACCATAATTGCATCATGTTGTACATGCAATAACTGaacatacacagtgtacaaaacattaggaacaccttccttatattgagttgcacccccttttgccctcagaacagcctcaattcgtcggtgCATGGCTTCTACAAGgtatcgaaagcattccacagggatgctggcccatgttgactccagttcttcccacagttgtgtcaagttggctggatgtcctttgggtggaaagagcaggtgttcctaatgttttgttcaccccatgtacagtacagtacttttATTGGGGACCTGTTTGTCCAATGTTGTCACTCAAATGCGCAAACCATATATGTCAGTATACAGTTAAGACCTCTTATTTACCCTTCCATGAGACCAACATTGTAATAGTATTGCTTTTATTATGAAGGTATCTTCACAATAGGAGGTCAACCAGACATGTGCATGCAGTTTGTCAGTCAGTATACAACCCAATGAAAATCAAGGGTCTATGAAAAATGCTATTTCAAAAAGCAAATGCAAATGTTTTCATGGTTATATTGTTTAACCATGCATGTGTAGTATAGCAAGAAGTAGTAACCCTACCTATAAGAAACAGCAAGTTGATCACTTTGTTCCAGATGTCCATTTCCTGGACTCAAAGGTTGGCttttcactctgtcttcctgcacaTCATAGCAACAGTACCTTCATGAGTGAGATGAGGAAGGACTCTATCTGTGGGTGGGAGGAGGTGCATAACATTTACCGTATTCTGAAACCAGACATAAGGGGTGAGGTGTGGCGGCTGCACAAATAACCACAAAGACTGGTAGACTACATACATATAAACTTCTGCTGTGCTAAAAGTTGTTCTGCAATCACAGGTGTCCTCAGAGGTTGGTACTTTGTGCACTGTAGTGTAAGGGCATATGCCA includes:
- the LOC110521479 gene encoding uncharacterized protein LOC110521479 gives rise to the protein MDIWNKVINLLFLIALMATVTSALSVVITEPPQRTVEAPLGSSLILICSFEPQTSAWVRWYFNINQSCGDSSSSQLSSHKISVNKTVEQNDEGHVLQESGRAWSRLTVRNVRYNDSGWYFCQVLADIPYLRKSNSNETQVIITGKTTESTPPLMTVTWSPHSNEGLLLGWKLWVAVGVASAILVSLLVVIWILLQRRRSIIQRDNPIYTNMPAIKQPSPRPGLQMDKQKISPTLKYIRTPTPARNHDNKHIRIPIPHSANDNKPLTETPNPPRAHDGKHLPTPARAHDLRTHDSK